A genomic stretch from Candidatus Gorgyraea atricola includes:
- the carB gene encoding carbamoyl-phosphate synthase large subunit yields the protein MPKIQDINKVLIIGSGPIVIGQACEFDYSGTQACKALRAAGYKIVLVNSNPATIMTDPGMADVTYIEPLNVERITSIIEKERPDALLPNLGGQTGLNLSSELSKKGILKKFGCRIIGVQPDAIERGEDRLAFKETMKKLGIPMPKSELAYSVTEAKKIAHSLGYPIIIRPAYTMGGTGGGAVFNDEELEVIAARGISVSLIGQILVEESVLGWEELELEVVRDRESNKITVCFIENIDPMGVHTGDSFCSAPMLTVEKEIQKKLQDYSYKIVDAIGVIGGTNVQFARKPKDDRVVVIEINPRTSRSSALASKATGFPIALVSSMLAGGDLLRDIPYWRDGTLDKYTPSGDYVVIKFARWAFEKFKGIKDQLGTQMRAVGEVMSIGKTYKEAFQKAIRSLERKRYGLGFAKNFNELSLDELRKLLAYPTSERQFIMYEALRKGASVDELYDKTCIHRYFITQMKELVELEEEILKYKSKKLPDDMLIKAKEDGFSDKYLSQILGVSEKEIRERRLKLGKTEAWHAVPVSGAENAAYYYSTYRAPDKVSVSSNKKIMILGGGPNRIGQGIEFDYCCCHAAFALRDLGYESIMVNCNPETVSTDYDTSDKLYFEPLTVEDVLSIYNKEKPEGVIVQFGGQTPLNIAKELEDAGVKILGTSVESIDLAEDRENFAKVMKKMDIPQPESGMASTLEQALKIAERIGYPLVVRPSYVLGGRGMEIVYDEEMLRDYVKAAVDVSPDRPILIDKFLEDAVEVEADAISDGEDVYIPSIMEHIEEAGIHSGDSACVIPPKTIPKKHIDTISSYTQKIAQKLKVVGLMNIQYAIAKDKVYVLEANPRASRTVPIVSKVAGISMARIATEVMLGKKIKDMNLKPKKYKHYGVKEAVFPFYMFQEVDPVLGPEMRSTGEVMGLADSAGLAYFKAQEAAGLRLPTEGTVLVTVADKDKKKNIATAVKKLKELGLKVVTTEGTKKFLAKHGIEAELIKKTHEGRPNIIDAINNKEIKLIINTPAGKTAAYDDSYIRKNAIKHKIPYITTPAAAVAVADGIKSYLENKGDVKSLQQYHSEIT from the coding sequence GTGCCAAAGATCCAAGACATCAACAAGGTGCTGATTATAGGTTCTGGCCCGATCGTGATAGGCCAGGCGTGCGAGTTTGACTATTCAGGGACACAGGCGTGCAAAGCATTGCGCGCTGCAGGATATAAGATCGTGCTTGTAAACTCTAACCCAGCTACAATTATGACAGATCCTGGAATGGCTGATGTCACCTATATAGAGCCGCTTAACGTTGAAAGAATTACCAGTATTATTGAAAAGGAAAGGCCAGACGCGCTTTTACCAAATCTTGGCGGGCAGACCGGGCTGAACCTATCCAGCGAGCTATCAAAAAAAGGCATTCTTAAGAAATTCGGCTGTAGGATCATAGGCGTGCAGCCAGATGCTATTGAGAGGGGCGAGGATAGGCTAGCATTTAAAGAGACAATGAAAAAGCTGGGCATCCCCATGCCAAAGAGTGAGCTTGCATATTCTGTTACAGAGGCTAAAAAAATTGCTCATAGTCTAGGTTATCCTATTATTATCAGGCCTGCATATACCATGGGCGGGACAGGTGGTGGAGCAGTATTTAATGACGAAGAACTTGAGGTAATAGCTGCAAGAGGCATATCAGTGAGTCTCATTGGTCAGATCCTTGTTGAGGAGTCTGTTCTTGGCTGGGAAGAGTTAGAGCTTGAGGTAGTAAGGGATAGAGAGTCGAATAAGATCACAGTTTGTTTTATAGAAAATATTGACCCAATGGGCGTTCATACAGGAGATTCTTTTTGCTCTGCCCCTATGCTCACAGTGGAAAAAGAGATACAAAAGAAGCTTCAGGATTATTCCTATAAGATAGTTGATGCGATCGGCGTTATTGGCGGCACAAATGTTCAGTTTGCGCGAAAACCTAAAGACGATAGAGTGGTTGTAATAGAGATCAACCCAAGAACATCGCGTTCATCAGCCTTGGCAAGTAAGGCAACAGGTTTTCCGATCGCGCTTGTATCATCCATGCTCGCAGGCGGGGATCTTTTAAGAGATATCCCTTACTGGCGCGACGGCACACTGGATAAATATACTCCTTCAGGAGATTATGTGGTAATAAAATTTGCGCGCTGGGCGTTTGAAAAATTCAAGGGCATAAAAGACCAGCTTGGCACGCAGATGAGGGCTGTGGGCGAGGTAATGAGTATTGGCAAGACGTATAAAGAGGCATTTCAAAAGGCAATAAGGAGTCTTGAGAGAAAACGCTATGGTCTTGGTTTTGCTAAAAATTTCAACGAGCTTTCCCTGGATGAATTAAGAAAGCTTCTTGCGTATCCCACGTCTGAAAGACAGTTTATTATGTATGAGGCGCTTAGAAAAGGCGCGAGCGTGGATGAGCTATATGATAAGACATGCATACATAGATATTTTATCACGCAGATGAAAGAGCTTGTGGAGTTAGAAGAAGAGATTCTGAAATATAAAAGTAAGAAGCTCCCGGATGATATGCTCATAAAGGCAAAGGAAGATGGTTTTTCAGATAAATACCTGAGCCAGATTTTAGGTGTTAGTGAGAAAGAGATTCGCGAGAGACGTCTTAAGCTTGGCAAGACAGAGGCATGGCATGCGGTTCCTGTGAGCGGCGCAGAAAATGCAGCTTATTATTATTCGACTTACAGGGCGCCGGATAAGGTCAGTGTATCGTCTAATAAAAAGATAATGATACTCGGTGGCGGGCCAAATAGGATCGGCCAGGGGATAGAGTTTGATTATTGCTGCTGTCATGCTGCATTTGCGCTCAGGGATCTGGGCTACGAGAGCATAATGGTCAATTGTAACCCTGAGACAGTTTCAACAGACTATGATACATCCGATAAACTTTATTTTGAGCCTTTGACTGTCGAAGATGTATTGAGTATTTACAATAAAGAGAAGCCAGAAGGTGTGATCGTGCAGTTCGGCGGACAGACACCTCTTAATATTGCAAAAGAATTAGAGGATGCAGGTGTAAAAATACTTGGCACCTCTGTTGAAAGCATTGATCTTGCAGAGGATAGAGAGAATTTTGCTAAGGTAATGAAGAAGATGGATATTCCACAGCCAGAGAGTGGCATGGCGAGTACGCTCGAGCAGGCTTTGAAGATTGCAGAGAGAATTGGATACCCGCTTGTTGTAAGGCCTTCATATGTCTTGGGTGGAAGAGGCATGGAGATTGTCTATGATGAGGAGATGCTAAGAGATTATGTAAAGGCAGCAGTTGATGTATCTCCTGACAGGCCGATTCTCATAGATAAGTTCTTAGAAGATGCTGTAGAGGTAGAGGCAGATGCTATTTCAGACGGAGAGGATGTGTATATTCCGTCGATTATGGAGCACATAGAAGAGGCAGGCATACATTCTGGAGACTCAGCCTGCGTTATTCCTCCAAAGACAATACCTAAAAAACACATAGATACTATCTCTAGCTACACGCAAAAGATCGCGCAAAAGTTAAAGGTCGTGGGCCTTATGAATATACAATATGCGATTGCAAAGGATAAGGTCTATGTCCTGGAGGCAAATCCCAGGGCGTCAAGGACTGTTCCTATAGTATCAAAAGTAGCTGGTATTTCCATGGCGAGGATAGCGACAGAGGTTATGCTTGGCAAGAAAATAAAGGACATGAATCTTAAGCCAAAGAAATACAAGCACTATGGCGTAAAAGAGGCTGTGTTCCCATTTTACATGTTTCAGGAAGTGGATCCCGTACTGGGTCCTGAGATGCGTTCTACAGGAGAGGTCATGGGCCTTGCTGATTCAGCAGGACTGGCGTATTTCAAAGCGCAAGAGGCAGCTGGCTTAAGACTTCCTACAGAAGGCACAGTACTTGTGACAGTCGCTGATAAGGATAAGAAGAAAAACATTGCTACGGCAGTAAAAAAACTAAAGGAACTTGGCCTTAAAGTAGTGACAACAGAAGGCACAAAGAAATTTTTGGCCAAACACGGTATTGAAGCAGAACTTATTAAAAAGACACATGAGGGAAGACCGAATATCATAGATGCTATTAACAATAAAGAGATAAAGCTTATTATCAATACGCCTGCTGGAAAGACCGCGGCATATGATGATTCGTATATTCGTAAGAATGCGATCAAGCATAAGATCCCGTATATCACGACACCAGCGGCAGCTGTTGCAGTAGCGGATGGCATAAAGTCTTATCTTGAGAACAAGGGCGATGTAAAATCGCTGCAGCAATATCATTCGGAAATAACATAA
- a CDS encoding DUF1846 domain-containing protein, whose translation MFKRVVTKKISFDNEKYLSEQTKEILSRVKKFDNKLYLEFGGKICFDYHAARVLPGYDPNVKMRLLEKLKDYTEIIVSVYAKDIEQGRVRGDYGITYDLATLKLIDDLRAWNLNVTSVILTRFNNEPAAVKFKRRLEKLGLKVYKHVEIKGYPHDIETIVSAGGYGKNDYIETKKPIVVMTAPGPGSGKLATCLSQLYHDHVKGINSGYAKFETFPIWNLTLNHPVNIAYEAATVDLADFNLIDPFHLERYKEETINYNRDVDAFPILRNIIHKITGSSDSYYNSPTDMGVNRAGFGIIDDEGTRVAAKEEIIRRYFRHNLEFAIGTGTKEEVERSVAIMDKAGVKVEDRSVVLPARKSAEDCRKKGKGNKGYYCGAAIELSDGKIVTGKNSPVMHAASAAIINAIKHLAGIGDKVHILKPEVMSDLSKLKKDILRMSSESLTLDEILVALSISAHTDKNAKKALSMLKDLSGCELHNTHLPTPGDEAGLRRLGINFTTDAIPSSSLFFNY comes from the coding sequence ATGTTCAAACGCGTCGTTACAAAAAAAATAAGTTTTGACAACGAAAAATACCTCTCAGAGCAGACCAAGGAGATCCTCTCCAGGGTCAAAAAATTCGACAACAAGCTCTATCTGGAATTCGGAGGTAAGATATGTTTTGATTACCATGCCGCAAGGGTGTTGCCGGGCTATGACCCGAATGTCAAGATGCGACTTCTTGAAAAGCTTAAAGATTATACTGAGATAATTGTAAGCGTGTATGCAAAAGATATTGAACAGGGTCGAGTGAGAGGAGATTACGGCATAACATATGACCTTGCTACATTAAAGTTAATAGATGATCTGAGGGCGTGGAACCTTAATGTTACATCTGTTATACTCACGAGGTTTAATAACGAGCCAGCCGCAGTTAAGTTTAAACGCAGACTTGAAAAGTTAGGGCTTAAGGTCTATAAGCATGTAGAGATAAAAGGCTATCCGCATGACATTGAAACAATAGTAAGCGCTGGCGGTTATGGGAAAAATGATTATATCGAGACAAAAAAACCTATAGTTGTCATGACTGCGCCTGGTCCAGGAAGCGGGAAGCTCGCCACATGTCTTTCTCAGCTTTATCATGATCACGTAAAGGGAATAAATTCAGGCTACGCAAAGTTCGAGACATTCCCCATATGGAACCTGACGCTTAATCATCCTGTGAACATTGCTTATGAAGCCGCAACAGTTGATCTGGCTGATTTTAATCTGATCGACCCATTTCATCTCGAAAGATACAAAGAGGAAACAATAAATTATAACCGCGATGTCGACGCATTCCCCATATTAAGGAATATTATCCATAAGATCACAGGCTCCAGCGACAGTTATTATAATTCACCGACAGATATGGGTGTTAATAGGGCTGGTTTTGGCATAATAGATGATGAAGGCACTCGTGTGGCTGCAAAAGAAGAGATAATCCGAAGATACTTTCGCCATAATCTGGAATTTGCAATTGGTACCGGCACCAAAGAAGAGGTTGAGCGCTCAGTTGCGATCATGGATAAGGCAGGTGTTAAAGTTGAAGATAGATCTGTAGTTCTTCCTGCCAGAAAATCAGCAGAGGATTGCAGAAAAAAGGGCAAGGGCAATAAAGGCTATTACTGCGGCGCTGCGATCGAGCTCAGCGACGGTAAGATCGTGACGGGTAAGAATTCTCCTGTTATGCATGCGGCATCCGCAGCTATTATAAATGCGATAAAACATCTTGCAGGTATTGGCGATAAAGTACATATACTCAAGCCAGAGGTCATGAGCGATCTATCTAAATTGAAAAAAGATATATTAAGAATGAGTTCAGAAAGTTTAACCCTGGATGAAATATTAGTAGCGTTATCTATAAGCGCACATACAGATAAAAACGCAAAAAAAGCCCTGTCCATGCTCAAAGACTTGAGTGGATGCGAACTTCACAATACGCACCTTCCTACGCCCGGAGATGAAGCAGGACTCAGGAGACTTGGCATAAATTTCACAACAGACGCAATTCCATCGTCGAGCTTGTTTTTTAATTACTAA
- a CDS encoding amidophosphoribosyltransferase gives MSGIFGVAAEKNCTLDLFYGVDYHTHLGTEYGGIAVSTDKRIYRQIHDISQSQFKSKFYEDYKKFGGKYGIGVISDSDAQPMFLNAKFGSFAICMTGLIENTGQLIKELHKRGHSFSETEGGSSNSVEVVAKLISEGEDFVSGIENMSSKIIGSASVLLLCKDGIYAARDRFGYTPLVVGKRGNDFAVCSESCAFPNTDFKIQKFLSPGEIVLVNDKGVKQVRGPKDVNQICSFLWIYTGFPASTYEGVGVETVRERCGRTLAKRDKDIEVDVISGIPDSGVAHAIGYSMESKKPYRRPLVKYTPGYGRSYTPPVQEIRDRVAKMKLIPVKDVINGNRIIVCDDSIVRGTQLKNFAINKLWDNGAKEIHARPACPPLMFPCKFCLSTRSISELAARRAIRNIEGKDIDDVSKYTDDTTPEYKKMIKWIEKDIGVTTLRYQRLDDMIKAIGLPREKLCTYCWNGECRAKGNLI, from the coding sequence ATGAGTGGCATATTTGGAGTAGCAGCAGAGAAGAATTGTACATTGGATCTATTTTATGGGGTTGACTATCATACTCACCTGGGCACAGAGTACGGCGGAATAGCTGTATCGACAGACAAGAGGATCTACAGGCAGATCCATGACATATCTCAGAGCCAGTTTAAATCCAAGTTTTACGAAGACTATAAAAAATTCGGAGGAAAGTATGGCATTGGCGTAATAAGCGATTCTGACGCGCAGCCCATGTTTTTAAATGCCAAATTCGGATCGTTTGCAATATGCATGACAGGTCTTATAGAAAATACAGGACAGCTTATAAAGGAGCTGCACAAAAGAGGCCATTCTTTTAGCGAGACAGAAGGCGGGTCTTCAAATAGCGTCGAGGTGGTGGCAAAACTCATAAGCGAGGGAGAAGATTTTGTAAGTGGTATTGAGAATATGTCTAGCAAGATCATAGGTTCTGCCAGCGTACTTTTACTTTGTAAAGACGGTATATATGCGGCAAGAGACAGATTTGGGTATACGCCACTTGTTGTAGGAAAAAGAGGAAATGATTTTGCTGTTTGTTCAGAGTCATGCGCTTTTCCTAACACGGATTTCAAGATCCAGAAATTTCTTTCACCTGGCGAGATAGTTTTAGTGAATGATAAGGGCGTGAAACAGGTAAGAGGCCCGAAAGACGTAAATCAGATATGCTCATTTTTATGGATATATACGGGATTTCCAGCCTCTACTTATGAAGGCGTAGGTGTTGAGACAGTAAGGGAAAGATGTGGCAGGACTTTAGCAAAGCGTGACAAGGATATAGAAGTGGATGTTATTTCCGGCATTCCAGATTCAGGCGTTGCGCATGCGATCGGCTATAGCATGGAGTCGAAAAAACCATATAGGCGGCCACTTGTAAAATACACGCCTGGGTACGGTAGAAGCTATACCCCGCCTGTCCAGGAGATAAGGGACCGTGTGGCAAAGATGAAGCTTATACCTGTAAAGGATGTCATAAATGGGAATAGAATCATTGTGTGCGACGATTCTATTGTAAGAGGGACACAACTTAAGAACTTTGCTATTAATAAGCTCTGGGACAATGGCGCAAAAGAGATACACGCAAGGCCAGCATGTCCGCCACTGATGTTTCCGTGCAAATTCTGTTTATCCACAAGATCTATCAGTGAGCTCGCAGCGCGCCGAGCAATAAGGAATATAGAGGGTAAAGATATCGACGATGTCTCGAAATATACAGACGACACCACCCCAGAATACAAGAAGATGATCAAGTGGATTGAAAAAGATATTGGCGTTACCACACTCCGCTATCAGAGGCTTGATGATATGATAAAAGCAATAGGCCTTCCTCGCGAAAAACTTTGCACCTATTGCTGGAATGGCGAGTGCCGAGCCAAAGGCAATCTCATTTGA
- a CDS encoding NAD(P)/FAD-dependent oxidoreductase produces the protein MSSRIRIEKKTSRELSKIVVVGGGPSAMMAAIRSSQLGQSVTLLEKNPTLGKKLLLSGKGRCNLTNACSLEEFLERFSKSGPFLRDAFKIFFNQELMDFFEVRGLKLKIERQKRVFPVTDEADSILRVLKKELLENKIKIIYNTAVNDIVIKSDKFLVNSILADKVILATGGISYGFTGSTGQGMKIAKALGHRITPLRPGLVALDIKKNYSKFLEGLTLKNIRLRFTDGKKEILSDIGELLFTKTGISGPLVLSLSGKIVDWLDKKGRVYLEIDLKPALSLEKLETRLLREFKESPKKALKNTLKSLLPMRLIDVFLDIAGLLPDKKVNQVTQDERKRIAMLLKALRFEIKGSRPIKEAMVTRGGVSLKDIDPRTMQSRIIKGLYFAGEIIDIDADTGGFNLQAAFSTGYLAGQTLP, from the coding sequence ATGAGCTCTCGGATAAGAATAGAGAAAAAGACTTCCCGAGAGCTCAGTAAAATCGTTGTTGTTGGCGGTGGGCCCAGCGCTATGATGGCTGCGATACGCTCTAGCCAGCTAGGCCAGTCCGTAACCCTCCTGGAAAAAAATCCTACTTTAGGTAAAAAACTTCTCTTAAGCGGCAAAGGCCGTTGTAATCTTACCAATGCGTGTAGTCTGGAAGAATTTCTTGAGAGATTCTCAAAAAGCGGGCCATTCTTAAGAGATGCTTTTAAGATTTTCTTTAATCAAGAGCTAATGGATTTTTTTGAGGTGAGAGGATTAAAGCTCAAGATAGAGCGGCAAAAAAGGGTCTTTCCTGTAACTGATGAAGCGGACAGTATCCTTCGAGTGTTAAAGAAAGAACTCTTAGAGAATAAAATTAAGATTATTTATAATACCGCTGTTAATGATATTGTGATAAAGAGTGACAAATTTTTGGTTAATTCGATCCTGGCTGATAAGGTAATCCTGGCAACAGGCGGTATCTCTTATGGTTTTACTGGCTCAACAGGCCAAGGCATGAAAATAGCTAAAGCGCTAGGCCATCGCATAACTCCTTTAAGGCCAGGTCTTGTGGCATTAGATATAAAAAAGAATTATTCTAAATTCTTGGAGGGTCTGACATTAAAAAATATACGCCTTCGATTTACCGACGGGAAAAAAGAGATTCTCTCGGATATAGGAGAATTACTTTTTACTAAGACCGGGATCTCAGGTCCGCTTGTTTTGTCTTTGAGCGGGAAAATAGTGGATTGGCTGGACAAAAAGGGCAGGGTCTATCTCGAAATAGATCTTAAACCTGCGCTATCCCTCGAAAAATTAGAAACCAGGCTATTAAGGGAATTCAAGGAGAGCCCCAAAAAGGCTCTCAAAAATACACTTAAAAGTCTTTTGCCTATGAGATTAATCGATGTGTTTTTGGATATTGCTGGGCTCTTGCCTGATAAAAAAGTTAACCAGGTTACGCAGGATGAGCGAAAAAGAATCGCCATGTTATTAAAGGCCCTGCGCTTTGAGATCAAAGGGTCACGCCCCATAAAAGAGGCAATGGTCACACGTGGAGGCGTATCTTTAAAGGACATTGACCCGCGCACTATGCAGTCCCGCATCATTAAGGGCCTATACTTTGCCGGTGAGATCATAGACATAGACGCAGACACAGGCGGCTTTAACCTACAAGCAGCATTCTCCACAGGCTACCTAGCTGGTCAAACCCTTCCTTGA
- the mnmG gene encoding tRNA uridine-5-carboxymethylaminomethyl(34) synthesis enzyme MnmG yields the protein MKNTYDVIVIGAGHAGVEAALVANRMKVKTLLITMDVDKIGYMSCNPAIGGIGKGQLVKELDALGGEMAKATDFSAIQFRMLNKKKGPAVWSSRAQVDRSLYLKYMKDAVKNIDVLEGCVTTLIIKNKIACGVKLKDGSFIKTKAVILTPGTFLNGVIHIGLEHFSGGRLGDPASLSLSDNLRSLGFDVLRLKTGTTARLDTKTIKFSKMKKQLGDNPPVPFSFSTKKISRKQLPCYITYTNKKTHEIIRKGLDRSPLYTGKIKSTGARYCPSIEDKIVRFSDRDRHQVFLEPEGLKKDQYYPNGISTSLPQDIQLKMIRSIPGLEKAEINIPGYGIEYDFVNPTQLKSTLETKLIENLYHAGQINGTTGYEEAAAQGFMAGVNAVLKIRKKAPFILDRSQAYIGVLIDDLVTRGTQEPYRMFTSRVEHRLVLREDNADLRLSGIGHNLGLVSKKDYEKVVSKKINISNELKRIKNTRGYLRTRGLSNEEMKQVEIEVKYKGFIDRQAKEIEKFKQIEKINIPNSFKYKGIPGLSKEIIEKLTMARPINLGQASRISGITPVAISVLMVYLKRYKETLCKKKQ from the coding sequence ATGAAAAATACGTACGATGTTATAGTTATAGGTGCAGGGCATGCTGGGGTGGAGGCGGCTCTTGTAGCTAACAGGATGAAGGTTAAGACTCTGCTTATTACTATGGATGTGGATAAGATAGGGTATATGTCTTGCAATCCTGCTATTGGTGGCATTGGTAAGGGCCAGCTGGTAAAGGAGCTGGATGCGTTGGGTGGGGAGATGGCTAAGGCAACGGATTTTAGCGCTATACAGTTTCGTATGCTGAATAAGAAAAAAGGACCTGCTGTTTGGTCATCAAGGGCACAGGTGGATCGATCTCTTTATTTAAAGTACATGAAAGATGCAGTAAAAAATATAGATGTTTTAGAAGGCTGCGTGACAACTCTTATTATAAAGAATAAAATCGCATGCGGGGTAAAACTTAAAGACGGAAGTTTTATAAAAACCAAGGCAGTTATTCTTACGCCAGGTACATTCTTAAACGGCGTTATTCACATTGGCCTTGAGCATTTTTCAGGCGGTAGGTTAGGCGATCCAGCGTCTCTGAGCCTTTCAGATAATCTAAGGTCATTAGGTTTTGATGTATTGCGGCTTAAAACAGGAACCACTGCTCGCTTAGATACAAAGACCATAAAATTTTCTAAAATGAAGAAGCAGCTTGGCGATAATCCTCCAGTCCCGTTTTCATTCTCAACAAAGAAGATCTCCAGAAAACAACTCCCGTGCTACATTACATATACAAATAAAAAAACGCATGAGATCATCCGCAAAGGCTTGGATCGCTCGCCGCTTTATACCGGGAAGATTAAATCCACTGGCGCTAGATATTGTCCGTCAATAGAAGATAAGATAGTACGGTTTAGCGATAGAGATAGACACCAGGTATTCCTGGAGCCAGAAGGATTAAAAAAAGATCAGTATTATCCTAATGGAATATCTACGAGCCTGCCACAGGATATACAGCTAAAGATGATTCGGTCTATCCCTGGGCTTGAAAAGGCAGAAATAAATATACCTGGCTATGGCATAGAATATGATTTTGTAAATCCTACACAGCTAAAGTCAACGCTTGAGACAAAACTCATTGAAAATCTTTATCACGCAGGCCAGATCAATGGCACTACTGGTTATGAAGAGGCAGCGGCGCAGGGTTTTATGGCAGGTGTAAACGCGGTGCTTAAAATAAGAAAAAAAGCACCTTTTATCTTAGATCGTTCACAGGCATATATAGGTGTCCTTATAGATGACCTTGTGACAAGAGGCACGCAGGAACCTTACAGGATGTTTACATCGCGCGTTGAGCATCGACTTGTCTTAAGGGAAGACAATGCTGATCTAAGGCTGAGTGGAATAGGGCATAATCTAGGCCTTGTGAGTAAAAAGGACTACGAAAAAGTAGTCTCCAAGAAGATAAATATATCCAATGAGCTTAAAAGGATAAAAAACACAAGAGGTTACTTGCGTACTAGAGGCCTTTCTAATGAAGAAATGAAGCAAGTAGAGATAGAAGTAAAATATAAAGGTTTTATTGACAGGCAGGCAAAGGAGATCGAGAAGTTTAAGCAAATAGAAAAGATAAACATACCAAATAGCTTTAAGTATAAAGGTATACCAGGCCTATCAAAAGAGATCATTGAAAAACTTACCATGGCCAGGCCAATAAATCTTGGCCAGGCCTCAAGGATCTCAGGCATAACTCCTGTTGCAATCTCAGTTCTAATGGTGTATCTTAAAAGATACAAAGAAACCCTATGCAAAAAGAAACAGTAG
- the guaA gene encoding glutamine-hydrolyzing GMP synthase, giving the protein MQKETVVVLDFGAQYNQLIARRVRECNIYCVLLPYNTSLAKIKSLKPSAIILTGGPSSVTRKGSPKCDSRIFGLNVPILGICYGMQLMGYLLGGKVGKSKRREYGNAELIVDKKDKFYSGWKRKEKIWMSHGDQVLRLPKGFVRLAHTKNSKIASMFHPEKKIYGVQFHPEVVHTPKGMVIFKNFLYKVAGLKPTWTMKSFVREAIKDMRANVKKEKVVLGLSGGVDSSVAAILLHKAIGKKLHCIFVDNGVLRKDEKRNVIEMFRRHFHMNLHVIDAEERFLKALRGVEDPEKKRKTIGREFIRVFEKEAHRLGKIKYLAQGTLYPDVIESVSAKGGPSATIKTHHNVGGLPKKMGFKLIEPLKDLFKDEVRRLGKELSLSDEMVWRQPFPGPGLAVRIIGDVTKDRLDILREADAIVQEEMKKYPGYKNIWQSFAVLLPVKSVGVMGDERTYENVCAIRIVTSLDAMTADWAKIPYDILGKISNRIINEASGINRVVYDISSKPPSTIEWE; this is encoded by the coding sequence ATGCAAAAAGAAACAGTAGTAGTCCTGGATTTTGGCGCACAGTATAACCAGCTCATAGCCCGTCGTGTAAGAGAATGCAATATATACTGTGTACTTCTGCCTTACAATACTTCACTCGCAAAGATAAAATCCCTGAAACCCAGCGCGATTATACTCACAGGTGGACCTTCCAGCGTTACAAGGAAAGGTTCTCCAAAGTGCGATTCAAGGATCTTTGGATTAAATGTCCCTATCTTGGGTATCTGTTATGGTATGCAGTTAATGGGATATTTGCTTGGTGGTAAAGTAGGAAAGAGTAAGCGCCGAGAATATGGCAATGCAGAGCTTATTGTAGATAAAAAAGACAAATTCTATTCAGGCTGGAAAAGAAAAGAAAAGATATGGATGAGTCATGGTGATCAGGTGCTAAGGCTGCCAAAGGGTTTTGTAAGACTTGCTCATACGAAAAACAGTAAGATCGCCAGCATGTTTCATCCTGAGAAAAAGATTTACGGGGTCCAGTTTCATCCAGAGGTAGTGCATACACCAAAAGGCATGGTTATTTTTAAGAATTTCCTCTATAAGGTCGCTGGCCTTAAACCAACATGGACGATGAAGTCTTTTGTCAGAGAGGCTATCAAGGATATGCGGGCGAATGTCAAAAAAGAAAAGGTGGTGCTTGGTTTAAGCGGCGGGGTAGACTCTTCTGTGGCAGCAATTCTTTTGCACAAGGCCATTGGCAAGAAATTACACTGCATCTTTGTTGATAATGGAGTATTAAGAAAAGATGAAAAGAGGAATGTTATCGAGATGTTTAGAAGGCATTTTCACATGAATCTTCATGTGATAGATGCAGAGGAGAGATTCCTGAAGGCCTTGAGGGGAGTAGAAGACCCGGAGAAAAAGCGCAAAACAATAGGAAGGGAATTTATCAGGGTCTTTGAAAAAGAGGCACATCGTCTTGGAAAGATAAAGTATTTAGCGCAGGGCACACTTTATCCTGATGTGATTGAGAGCGTCTCTGCAAAAGGCGGGCCGTCAGCTACAATAAAGACGCACCATAATGTAGGGGGCTTGCCCAAAAAGATGGGGTTTAAGCTCATAGAGCCATTAAAGGATTTGTTCAAGGACGAGGTCAGAAGATTAGGAAAAGAGCTTAGCTTGAGTGATGAGATGGTGTGGAGACAACCTTTTCCAGGTCCTGGCCTTGCTGTAAGGATCATAGGAGATGTTACAAAGGATCGCTTAGATATTCTTCGCGAGGCAGATGCGATCGTGCAGGAAGAGATGAAAAAATACCCTGGCTATAAAAACATCTGGCAGTCATTCGCGGTTTTATTGCCAGTAAAAAGCGTAGGTGTAATGGGCGATGAAAGGACTTACGAAAACGTCTGTGCCATACGAATAGTCACAAGCCTTGACGCAATGACAGCAGACTGGGCCAAGATCCCCTACGACATCCTAGGCAAGATCTCCAACCGCATCATAAACGAAGCCTCTGGCATAAATCGAGTAGTCTACGACATCTCCTCCAAACCCCCGTCAACAATAGAGTGGGAATAA